In Carya illinoinensis cultivar Pawnee chromosome 6, C.illinoinensisPawnee_v1, whole genome shotgun sequence, a single genomic region encodes these proteins:
- the LOC122313820 gene encoding ABC transporter C family member 10-like, whose translation MEYSWDIFCGESGCSDSVGRPCSSNFQFLSHSSSCVNHIFIICLDVLLLVILLLNMLQKSPLKTVRIPARFEGFPNLHIVSSIVNGCLGFGYLCLGIWILEEKLRKTKTALPLSWWILIMVHGITWLLVSLTVSLRGYKFPRGPLRLLSILAFLFAGIVCSLSLSGAILNKEVSIKVALDILSFPGAILLLFCTFKGYEYEASDESINESTLYMPLNGEADGTSKSDSVGSVTPFAKAGLFSRISFWWLNPLMKRGREKTLEDEDIPNLRKADRSESCYLVFLEQLNKQKQKEPSSQPSVLKIIIVCHWKEILMSGLFALLKIVTLSMGPLLLNAFILVAEGKASFKYEGYVLAITLFLSKCVESISQRQWYFRSRLIGLKVRSLLTASIYKKQLRLSNSARLVHSGGEIMNYVTVDAYRIGEFPFWFHQTWTTSLQLCIALVILLRAVGLATIAALVVIILTVLCNAPLAKWQHQFQSKLMVAQDERLKASTEALVNMKVLKLYAWENHFKKVIENLRKEEYKWLSAVQMRRAYNGFLFWTSPVLVSAATFGACYFLKVPLHANNVFTFVATLRLVQDPIRAIPDVIGVVIQAKVAFSRILKFLEAPELQSANVRTKTNVETVNHTILINSANFSWEENLQKATLRNINLEIRPGEKVAICGEVGSGKSTLLAAILGEVPNIQGTIQVYGKIAYVSQMAWIQTGTIQENILFGSDMDSQRYKETLERCSLVKDLELLPYGDLTEIGERGVNLSGGQKQRIQLARALYQNADIYLLDDPFSAVDAETASSLFNEYVMEALSRKTVLLVTHQVDFLPAFHSVLLMSDGEVLQAAPYHHLLASSQEFQELVNAHKETAGSDRLADVPAAQGRGTIARDIRKTYIEKENKGSKGDQLIKQEEREIGDAGFKPYVQYLNQNKGFLYFSVASLSHLLFVISQISQNSWMAANVENPNVSTLQLIMVYLLIGFSATLILLCRSIFTVVLGLQSSKSLFSKLLNSLFRAPMSFYDSTPLGRILSRVSSDLSIVDLDVPFSFIFAVGATTNAYANLGVLAVVTWQVLFVSIPMVFLAIRLQRYYFSSAKELMRINGTTKSLVANHLAESVAGALTIRAFEEEDRFFAKNLDLIDTNASPFFHSFAANEWLIQRLETISAIVLASAALCMVLLPPGTFSSGFIGMAISYGLSLNTSLVFSIQHQCTLANYIISVERLNQYMHIPSEAPEVIEGSRPPTNWPSLGKVEILDLQIRYRPDTPLVLRGISCTFEGGQKIGIVGRTGSGKTTLIGALFRLVEPAGGKIIVDGIDISMIGLHDLRSRFGIIPQDPTLFNGTVRYNLDPLSQHSEKEIWEVLEKCQLQEVVKEKKKGLDSVVVEDGSNWSQGQRQLFCLGRALLRRSRILVLDEATASIDNATDMILQKTIRTEFADCTVITVAHRIPTVMDCGMVLAIRDGKLVEFDEPTKLMKIEGSLFGQLVSEYWSHNQSTESNGIYR comes from the exons ATGGAGTATTCATGGGATATATTCTGTGGGGAGTCTGGTTGTTCAGACAGTGTTGGAAGGCCCTGCAGTTCTAATTTTCAGTTTTTGAGTCATTCCTCGTCGTGCGTTAATCACATATTCATAATTTGTTTGGATGTCTTGCTATTGGTAATACTTTTATTGAATATGCTTCAGAAGTCGCCATTGAAAACAGTTCGCATTCCAGCTCGATTTGAAGGCTTCCCAAACTTGCATATAGTTTCTTCAATTGTCAATGGCTGTCTTGGATTTGGGTACTTGTGCTTGGGAATTTGGATTTTAGAGGAGAAGTTGAGGAAAACCAAGACTGCTTTGCCTCTTAGTTGGTGGATACTAATAATGGTACACGGGATCACATGGCTGTTGGTGAGTTTAACCGTGAGCCTTCGGGGATATAAATTTCCAAGAGGACCATTGCGGCTACTGTCCATTCttgcctttttgtttgctgGAATTGTTTGCTCTTTATCTCTGTCCGGTGCCATTTTAAACAAAGAAGTATCCATTAAGGTAGCGTTGGATATCCTGTCTTTTCCAGGAGCCATATTGTTGCTGTTCTGTACTTTTAAGGGGTATGAATATGAAGCAAGTGATGAGAGCATCAATGAAAGTACCTTGTATATGCCTTTAAATGGTGAAGCTGATGGTACTAGTAAAAGCGACTCTGTTGGCTCCGTTACTCCATTTGCCAAAGCCGGATTATTCAGTAGAATTTCATTCTGGTGGTTGAATCCATTAATGAAAAGGGGCAGGGAGAAAACACTTGAGGATGAAGATATTCCCAACTTGCGCAAGGCAGATCGATCAGaaagttgctatttggtgtTCTTGGAGCAACTGAACAAACAGAAGCAAAAGGAGCCGTCTTCTCAACCATCAGTCCTCAAGATAATTATCGTTTGCCATTGGAAAGAGATACTAATGTCTGGATTGTTTGCTTTGCTTAAGATAGTCACTCTGTCCATGGGTCCTCTACTTTTGAATGCATTCATTTTGGTTGCTGAGGGGAAAGCAAGTTTCAAATATGAAGGTTATGTATTGGCCATAACACTTTTTCTTTCCAAGTGCGTAGAATCCATATCACAAAGGCAGTGGTACTTCCGAAGCAGACTTATTGGTCTAAAAGTAAGGTCTTTGCTCACAGCTTCCATTTACAAGAAACAGCTGAGGTTATCAAATTCTGCAAGGTTAGTGCATTCAGGAGGGGAGATAATGAACTATGTTACCGTGGATGCTTATAGGATTGGCGAGTTCCCATTTTGGTTCCATCAAACTTGGACAACAAGCCTCCAGCTCTGTATTGCTTTAGTAATTCTGCTTCGTGCAGTGGGGCTAGCAACAATCGCAGCTTTGGTGGTGATAATCCTCACTGTGCTTTGCAATGCTCCACTTGCGAAGTGGCAGCATCAGTTTCAAAGTAAGCTTATGGTTGCACAAGATGAGAGACTGAAGGCTAGTACTGAGGCTCTTGTCAACATGAAGGTCTTGAAATTATATGCATGGGAAAACCATTTCAAGAAAGTAATTGAAAATTTGAGGAAGGAAGAGTACAAATGGTTATCAGCGGTGCAAATGCGAAGAGCATATAATGGCTTTCTTTTTTGGACATCCCCTGTTTTAGTCTCTGCTGCAACCTTCGGCGCATGTTATTTCCTCAAAGTTCCTCTACATGCAAATAATGTTTTCACTTTTGTAGCAACTTTACGCCTTGTTCAGGATCCCATTAGAGCCATCCCTGATGTTATTGGAGTAGTCATTCAAGCAAAGGTTGCATTTTCACGCATCTTAAAATTCCTTGAGGCGCCGGAGTTGCAGAGTGCAAATGTTCGGACAAAGACCAACGTGGAGACAGTAAACCATACCATCCTTATAAATTCAGCCAATTTCTCATGGGAAGAAAATTTACAAAAGGCCACACTAAGAAACATAAATCTAGAGATCAGACCTGGAGAAAAGGTGGCTATATGTGGAGAAGTTGGCTCGGGAAAATCAACCCTTCTAGCAGCAATTCTTGGCGAGGTTCCAAATATTCAGGGAACC ATTCAGGTTTATGGGAAGATTGCCTATGTTTCCCAAATGGCATGGATCCAGACAGGAACGATACAGGAGAACATTTTGTTTGGGTCTGACATGGACAGCCAAAGGTACAAAGAAACGCTTGAAAGGTGTTCACTTGTAAAGGACCTTGAGTTACTTCCATATGGTGATCTCACCGAGATAGGGGAGAGAGGAGTTAATCTCAGTGGTGGACAAAAGCAGCGAATTCAACTTGCTCGCGCCCTTTATCAGAATGCTGATATATATCTTTTGGATGATCCATTCAGTGCTGTTGATGCCGAGACTGCTTCAAGCTTATTCAAT GAATATGTTATGGAAGCACTCTCAAGGAAGACAGTTTTACTTGTAACCCATCAAGTTGATTTCCTGCCTGCGTTTCATTCTGTTTTG TTGATGTCAGATGGGGAAGTCCTACAAGCAGCTCCTTATCATCATTTGTTGGCCTCAAGCCAAGAATTTCAGGAGCTTGTCAATGCACACAAAGAGACTGCTGGTTCTGATAGGCTTGCGGATGTTCCCGCTGCCCAGGGACGAGGAACAATTGCCAGAGATATCAGGAAGACTTACatagagaaggaaaataaaggATCTAAAGGTGATCAATTGATTAagcaagaagaaagagaaataggAGACGCAGGATTTAAACCTTATGTTCAATATCTCAATCAGAACAAGGGGTTCTTGTACTTCTCCGTGGCCAGTCTGAGTCACCTTCTATTCGTGATTAGTCAGATATCACAGAACTCTTGGATGGCTGCTAATGTGGAAAATCCCAATGTCAGCACATTGCAGTTGATCATGGTTTACTTGCTGATTGGATTTTCCGCAACACTAATTTTGCTATGCCGATCGATTTTCACAGTTGTTTTGGGTCTTCAATcatcaaaatctttattttCAAAGCTTCTGAACTCCCTTTTTCGTGCACCCATGTCTTTTTATGACTCCACGCCTCTGGGAAGGATACTTAGTCGG GTCTCATCTGATCTGAGTATTGTTGATCTTGATGTCCCTTTCAGCTTTATATTTGCTGTTGGGGCAACCACTAATGCTTACGCTAATCTTGGAGTACTGGCTGTTGTTACATGGCAAGTCCTTTTTGTCTCCATACCAATGGTGTTTCTGGCAATTCGCTTGCAG AGATATTATTTTTCCTCTGCAAAAGAGCTGATGCGTATCAATGGCACAACCAAGTCCTTGGTAGCAAATCATCTAGCGGAGTCTGTAGCAGGAGCCCTGACTATAAGAGCTTTTGAGGAAGAAGACCGGTTTTTTGCAAAAAATCTTGACCTAATAGACACAAATGCTAGTCCTTTCTTCCATAGTTTTGCTGCAAATGAGTGGCTGATCCAAAGATTAGAAACAATCAGTGCAATTGTTCTTGCATCTGCTGCACTTTGCATGGTTTTGCTTCCTCCTGGAACGTTTAGCTCTG GGTTTATTGGAATGGCAATTTCTTATGGCCTTTCATTAAACACGTCCCTTGTCTTCTCAATACAACACCAGTGCACTCTTGCAAATTACATCATTTCTGTAGAAAGGCTAAACCAATACATGCATATACCCAGTGAGGCCCCTGAAGTAATAGAAGGAAGCCGTCCTCCAACTAATTGGCCTTCTTTGGGTAAAGTGGAGATACTTGATTTGCag ATAAGATATAGGCCCGATACACCTCTTGTTCTTCGTGGAATCAGTTGCACGTTTGAAGGAGGGCAGAAAATAGGTATTGTTGGCAGAACTGGCAGTGGAAAGACTACTCTCATAGGTGCTCTATTTCGTCTAGTGGAGCCAGCAGGAGGGAAGATTATAGTAGATGGCATTGACATTTCTATGATTGGACTTCATGATCTGCGGTCACGTTTTGGAATCATACCTCAAGATCCTACTCTTTTCAATGGTACTGTGAGATATAATTTGGATCCCTTGTCTCAACATTCTGAGAAGGAAATATGGGAG GTTCTGGAGAAATGTCAGCTTCAAGAGGTtgtgaaggagaaaaaaaagggCTTAGACTCTGTTG ttgttgaagaTGGATCGAATTGGAGCCAGGGACAGCGGCAATTGTTTTGCTTGGGGCGTGCACTTTTAAGGAGAAGTCGGATATTAGTGCTTGATGAGGCAACTGCATCAATTGATAATGCAACAGACATGATTCTGCAGAAGACAATTCGGACTGAATTTGCTGATTGTACAGTGATTACGGTGGCCCACAGGATACCAACAGTGATGGATTGCGGAATGGTTCTTGCCATCAGGGATG